Genomic window (Capsicum annuum cultivar UCD-10X-F1 chromosome 10, UCD10Xv1.1, whole genome shotgun sequence):
TAGGTGCGTCGCGATTGCTCTTCACATGAGGCGATGCGTAGAAGCCTTAAGCAGCTGTACGACATGACTTTAGTTTGGACGTTGAGTCCGAATCCAGAGACTAGGGAGCATGGAACGGAGATTTCTGATGATATTAGAAGGATTTTTGACCAGGCAAATTAGGCCTTTCAGGGCCTGCAGTTCCGGACGAACTCTACTAACAGCTACTCAGGATGCGTGGACGAGGGAGGGGAAGATGTGGACGTGGTAATGCAGTTGTGCATAGAGGAGGACGTGGTTGAGGACGTGGACGTGGATACGGTGTCTTCATACACGAGGGAGTAGAAGACGTTCCATTACTTTCGGCTCCTAAGCCAGAGCCTGAAGCAGCGACAGATGATGACCCAGTTGGACATCATGATCAAGTTCATTCGCCACCTTTTGAACCATCACCGTTCACGCCAGGTTCTTCATCCATGCCCGAGTCCCATCATTTCTCGACATATGTTGCACCTGCTTGGGTTGATGAACCCAACCCACAGTCATATTGTTACATGCCCTATCGAGACTTGACATGCACTCTACGTTTGAGTTTTGGCTCCGCAGAGTTTGGAGATGTTGCGGTTAGTATTaacaattacttcattatttttttttttgtgtttttattatctatttttcttataataaatTGTTTAGCAGACTCAGGATTTGGTTTGCACCACGTCATCCATTCCGGTTCAAACCCCCAAAATGGTTCCCCAGACAGTCGCAGAGCTTCCCTCTGACAGGAAGGTCAGTAAtttgaaagaataaattttgAGCGACTATTCGTATTTATAATATGTTAACACAtcattttttctgtatttttttagATTCCAGATTTAGCAGCTTCTGTTGTTCAGGATGCATCTCATGGACCAATAGATGTGATGGAGGAGACACGGGTAATTATTGCAATATATATTCCAATactcataaattatttaatataattagcTTGACATTATCTACTTATGTGTAATTATTGTTTGTAGGTTCCGGCACATATGAAGAATCGTAAAAGCAAACATTGTGCTGATCCGGTTGCTGCTATAAAGAGGAGAGACAACAGGGATGGATACTATGATACGCATGGGGGGCTTAGGCCGCGGGAGTCGATATGATTTAGGAGTTGCGGCACATAGTTATGTAAATATCCTGACAGAATACCGGTATAGTTTTAGAATACCAGTGTTgtcctgcgcatagcgggagttTTAGTGTACCGGTCTGCCGAGGGAATCTGTATATTTATCCGAATTCAAGATTTAAGGTTCTTTCATTATTTAGTTGTGATGGTTTTACCACTGATGGGATTAGTAGCATTGCTACTCACTGCAAGTAAGTTGTTTTTAAGCTGTAGTAATGTCTGCTCTTAAAATGTGTGTAATGATGGATCACAAGTAGAGTTTGTTACAGTAATGTTCAAGTTGTCCTTTATTAAtcacttttgaattttgaattcacAGATTACAATCTCTCTTGAAGTTCTATTAAAGAAAGTGTGCAGAAACATCATGCAGTGCAGGTACACTAAATATTACTAGAAGTATTTTTTTCTATGACCGGGAAATTTGTTTGGAGTGTTGTACTTGTGAACTAAGATACAAGTCTCTCAACCCTACCAATTGAGCTGGAATACATTAATGTTAGTGTTTGTTTTCTATGTTCTTTTagtcattattaaaaaaaagtctTCGTCGCGTAAAAGATAACTAGAAATAATTTTCATCAACTTCAATTCAATTGATATGTTTCACACTTGTTACAGGCCACAGTTCTTAGAAAAAACTCtgttttgtgaaaaagaaaaaatacgaCAAGTAAATAGATCATTGAAAACCTTTTAAGGGAGGGACGTATAAAGAAAAAATACGGCATTCTTTAAAGGTGTGTAGTACTCTTTAAAGGGTTCCCTTGGACAGTGTTTAATTGAAAACCTTCAGCTCTACGACATGGTCAATAGGTCCTCTCTGATTTGAGCCATGTTTCAGTTTTCAATCATATACACACACATTTATTCAGTTTTCAATCATATACACATCCATTATAAATGTGTATGATGACTCTCAAGAGCATATATAGTTATGTTCTATGACTAGCTTGCTAATTTCATATCAATTCAATAACAATGGGAGGGAGAAAGCATGAAAGTGAAGCATTTTGTATAATCTTTTTTCTGCAGGATAAAACTAATCTTTCTGTCCTGTTATATCATATATAGGAGTTAAAGGGCCCTCCTAAATTGATGCgttgttgttttttaattttcttgtataataattgtTTACCTTTGGTATTCCTAGTAACAGAATCGGCTTGGGTCTATTCATTTTTGGGCAGGTCAGGTAGTGGTTGCCTGCTTCTAGTTTGAGGAAGGCTTATTAGTTAGTTAAAGTGAAGTGATTACAGTTGTGTTGTATGCTTAAGTTTGATAGAAGAGGCTTTCTGGTGCCTAAGGACTAGGCTAAAGTCAATGCTGCCGTTTTCCAAAGGAGGTATCGAGTAAGATAAAGTATGTTACTCCCATGAAATCTTAGTTTTGTCTTATTACTAGTTCTTTATTAGCGTAgactctaccctcctcagaccccaccatgtgggaatacactgggtatgttgttgttgttgttttatgtcCACCTCACCTCCTGCAACAGTTTGATAACTGACCTCCTATATAATAGGTTTTTTGTATAAAACCATTTatcaattttgttgttgttgttgtgcaatATTTTACACTTATAATTTTCTCTACCTCGTGTGTTTTTGTACACTTTGTGCCATCTTTAATGAATTGAATCAAATTTCTTTGGAAAATGCAACTTCTTTTATCTTCTCTTTCGAGTCTGCTTACAGGTGTTGGTGTAAGTATTTGTTAATCACTTTAGAACTAGTCCTTTTTTAGCCATTTTATGAATCTTTAATTGCAGCCAAGGAAGTCTAACAGCAGACTAGTCTCCACACGTAAGGTGTTGGATTCTGCCAAGGTCACAGGTGATATTGGATACAAACCAATCAAGGACTTGAAGCGCAAGCGGGAAGGAAAGAAGGCAATTACCAAACAAGTACTTCCAGAGCGAAGTGCTGTGAAACCAAAATCGAAGGCTCTTGGAATTCAAACAAGAGCACAAACTGGACAAGAACTCCCAAAGCAAAGTGCTGTGAGAACAAGATCAATGGCTCTTGGAATTCAAACTAGACACAAACTGGAAAATCTTCAATCAGGATGACATCTTAGATTTCTATGGTTAGGTTGTTTTTGCTGAAATTTTGGTATGTAACAGACAATGTAGCAATGTAGCTTAATGTACGATTGTTTTGCTAGCCAACTTTTATCGTGCCGATGACAATTGGTGCTATTGTCTAGATTTGGAAGCACTGTCGTGATGTCTAGTTGGTGTTTATGTTTAACTTTATGTTTATTAACCAGCTTCACTTGAGCAAGAAATATTTCTCACCTTTTTATCCTTTAGCATGTGCTGGTTGCTTAATGAACCATTCTCAATGATTATCTACACAAGCTGACAACTAATACAAAGTGTTTTTAGATAATTAAACGGTTAATTAAGATAGTTCCctccaaaataattaatttaattaaataaaatctctCACCAATTATGTTTTAGTAGCAATGCACATGCAGGAGCTTGATTTCTCTTGAGAAACTATCCTGGAAAAAGTTCATTTCTTTTTTGATATGCTACTGGATTGACTAACATTAGCCAATCGATATTCTAATTCTTTGATAACATAGTTGCAATGTACAACTGTAATCCCACTATAACTAATCCCGGTATAACTTATCTTCAAACCAAATGGCCCCTTAAAGAGTACTACACACTGTCTTAGAGAAGCTGGGGAGAATAGGGCATTCTTTTAAGGGTATTATagggtgtattactaatacatcacatatggcggtattagtaatacatgagTTATAATACTATGAGATTAGTATGTGTAAAGACaaatactatcaaaataataatatccctccaaataattttagttataaaaaaatatttattgcttaaattccaaaaaaaaaattgcatacaagcattaattttgtaaataggttattcataaagaaaaaaaaaaattctacttagTTTTAACACTCTATAGAATAgaattttatgttaataatgattTAATTGTCTCATCCAAAGATTATATCGCAAGAATTCATTCTTagattggaatgtattgagttcaAAAACTAGAAAACATGTTTATTTTGTGGTAAAATAGACGATTATCTTTCAACGACACAAAAAGTAAATGAACATCATCAGATTACATATCAAACTAATGCTCAAAATTAGCTTTAAGATCCTTTTGGCCTTGAGCTCCTTTTGTTGTTTGTAAGTCTGCTTCAACAAGCCCAGGATCACAATATTTGCTTGACGTGAAAACTCGGGATCATACCAATCAAAAAAGTTGCAAGGAGTACGAAATAGGGACTGCAGTTCATGAAAAACAAAGTTGCAAAAAGtacttattaagaaaaaaaagataaaaatagaaaatataaaaattacttacaccataatgcatacaaccgaGGAATCTACGTCCAGGGTTGTCATCTGACCATGAAATTCTAACAACTGGAGGAGATCCACAGGCACAAAGAAGCCTTCTATTATAATTCATGGAGCACTAAATTGAAGGTTATAGAAGCAAATGAAAGTGATAGAGGAAGTTGAAGGAAAATTCTTTgtagatattttgaaattaatggACGATACATAGAGAAGACTGATATATAGTACAACCTAGAGGCTACATGGTGCACATAATATATGCACTTTGTACTGTACAGTCCTCTTTTGACTAACTGATTGATGTCCCTGATTGATAACAC
Coding sequences:
- the LOC107852444 gene encoding uncharacterized protein LOC107852444 isoform X3; its protein translation is MPESHHFSTYVAPAWVDEPNPQSYCYMPYRDLTCTLRLSFGSAEFGDVATQDLVCTTSSIPVQTPKMVPQTVAELPSDRKIPDLAASVVQDASHGPIDVMEETRVPAHMKNRKSKHCADPVAAIKRRDNRDGYYDTHGGLRPRESI
- the LOC107852444 gene encoding uncharacterized protein LOC107852444 isoform X2, whose amino-acid sequence is MPESHHFSTYVAPAWVDEPNPQSYCYMPYRDLTCTLRLSFGSAEFGDVAQTQDLVCTTSSIPVQTPKMVPQTVAELPSDRKIPDLAASVVQDASHGPIDVMEETRVPAHMKNRKSKHCADPVAAIKRRDNRDGYYDTHGGLRPRESI